The following are from one region of the Elgaria multicarinata webbii isolate HBS135686 ecotype San Diego chromosome 13, rElgMul1.1.pri, whole genome shotgun sequence genome:
- the CEACAM19 gene encoding carcinoembryonic antigen-related cell adhesion molecule 19 isoform X2, protein MFLDLLLTRTTRVSRSWNLFGTGFLLTAGLLCLCVTPTRAFFGNVSIVSIPEFPAEGGNVTLSVQGVAGSIREISWYRGLATDGNTRIFSYFPGTTRVQRNGVQYTQREFGFPNGSLLISAVRLSDIRPYTVLILVRPKGTLKGTFDLELARSGTTRPAPTLPTTDMPSIKEPTKVPLMLGWIVAGVVVGVLLSGALGAVLVYRFVLYKAQSDTGMAGKLDPKMKMPPLPKHGDKEPIYEVMDFPEELPKTEGKEPMAAPLPPLPGTCPKLDSNYMELLRRAESIYSEIKR, encoded by the exons atGTTTTTGGATCTGCTTCTGACACGGACAACCCGGGTGTCGAGGAGCTGGAATCTCTTTGGTACAGGTTTTCTCCTAACAG CCGGCCTCCTGTGCTTATGTGTTACCCCGACCCGGGCATTTTTTGGCAACGTCTCCATTGTGTCAATCCCCGAGTTCCCAGCTGAGGGCGGGAATGTCACGCTCTCCGTGCAAGGTGTGGCGGGCTCCATCCGCGAGATCAGCTGGTACCGAGGGCTGGCGACGGATGGGAACACCAGAATCTTCTCCTACTTTCCTGGAACCACCCGCGTGCAGCGCAACGGTGTCCAATACACACAGAGGGAATTCGGCTTCCCCAACGGCTCTCTGCTCATCAGTGCGGTTCGTCTCAGTGACATCAGACCCTACACGGTGCTTATCTTGGTGCGGCCCAAAGGAACCCTCAAGGGCACCTTTGATCTGGAGTTAGCAA GATCGGGGACCACCCGTCCAGCTCCAACACTGCCCACCACAGACATGCCGTCCATCAAGGAGCCAACAAAAGTCCCGTTGATGCTGGGTTGGATTGTGGCTGGAGTCGTGGTGGGGGTTCTGCTATCCGGGGCCCTGGGTGCCGTCCTGGTCTACCGGTTTGTCCTATACAAGGCACAATCTGACACAGG GATGGCAGGAAAACTGGATCCAAAGATGaaaatgccccccctgcccaaacACG GTGATAAGGAACCCATTTATGAGGTGATGGATTTCCCAGAGGAATTGCCCAAGACAGAAGGGAAGGAACCCATGGCTGCACCCCTCCCT CCTCTTCCGGGGACCTGCCCCAAGTTGGACTCAAACTATATG gagtTACTGCGCAGGGCGGAATCGATTTACTCCGAGATCAAGAGGTGA
- the CEACAM19 gene encoding carcinoembryonic antigen-related cell adhesion molecule 19 isoform X1 has protein sequence MFLDLLLTRTTRVSRSWNLFGTGFLLTAGLLCLCVTPTRAFFGNVSIVSIPEFPAEGGNVTLSVQGVAGSIREISWYRGLATDGNTRIFSYFPGTTRVQRNGVQYTQREFGFPNGSLLISAVRLSDIRPYTVLILVRPKGTLKGTFDLELARSGTTRPAPTLPTTDMPSIKEPTKVPLMLGWIVAGVVVGVLLSGALGAVLVYRFVLYKAQSDTGMAGKLDPKMKMPPLPKHASSGDLPQVGLKLYGVTAQGGIDLLRDQEVILRLDKCFLLPNTSAPQGNDPFQHHGMQVINLLYFCPALPSADGTHNPFSARP, from the exons atGTTTTTGGATCTGCTTCTGACACGGACAACCCGGGTGTCGAGGAGCTGGAATCTCTTTGGTACAGGTTTTCTCCTAACAG CCGGCCTCCTGTGCTTATGTGTTACCCCGACCCGGGCATTTTTTGGCAACGTCTCCATTGTGTCAATCCCCGAGTTCCCAGCTGAGGGCGGGAATGTCACGCTCTCCGTGCAAGGTGTGGCGGGCTCCATCCGCGAGATCAGCTGGTACCGAGGGCTGGCGACGGATGGGAACACCAGAATCTTCTCCTACTTTCCTGGAACCACCCGCGTGCAGCGCAACGGTGTCCAATACACACAGAGGGAATTCGGCTTCCCCAACGGCTCTCTGCTCATCAGTGCGGTTCGTCTCAGTGACATCAGACCCTACACGGTGCTTATCTTGGTGCGGCCCAAAGGAACCCTCAAGGGCACCTTTGATCTGGAGTTAGCAA GATCGGGGACCACCCGTCCAGCTCCAACACTGCCCACCACAGACATGCCGTCCATCAAGGAGCCAACAAAAGTCCCGTTGATGCTGGGTTGGATTGTGGCTGGAGTCGTGGTGGGGGTTCTGCTATCCGGGGCCCTGGGTGCCGTCCTGGTCTACCGGTTTGTCCTATACAAGGCACAATCTGACACAGG GATGGCAGGAAAACTGGATCCAAAGATGaaaatgccccccctgcccaaacACG CCTCTTCCGGGGACCTGCCCCAAGTTGGACTCAAACTATATG gagtTACTGCGCAGGGCGGAATCGATTTACTCCGAGATCAAGAGGTGATTCTCCGGCTTGACAAATGCTTCCTTCTCCCCAACACATCTGCCCCCCAGGGAAACGACCCATTCCAACATCATGGGATGCAAGTAATCAATCTCCTGTACTTCTGCCCTGCCTTGCCCTCTGCCGATGGGACCCACAATCCTTTCTCCGCAAGACCATGA